The Amphiura filiformis chromosome 8, Afil_fr2py, whole genome shotgun sequence genomic sequence AATTTAATAGTACCTCCTAatgtattttcaaatatttttaaagtgGTTAATGTGTCATTTTCAGTACATAAGCACCTGACTATCTTATTGAAAAACATTATAACATCACTGCTCTCATCTGCACGATCCACCAATTTCACAATTTGTCACGGAAGACGAAGAAAATATTCCTTGCATTTAAGTATTCCTAATTTGAGGAGTTGTTCTTGAATTCCTTATAAAAATGTGAAAGGTCAACTGCAACATTTTGTAATATCTTTGTATTTTACATATGAAGCAGAGATTGTATGAAACTTTAATGTTATTTACTTGTGAAAAGTTTCTGGAATCTGGAAGGACGGTATTAATGCTATATGCAAAGCCTGCTGTAAACTATGATATGTGCTATAATTTTACGGAAAGGCAGTAAAATTTCCAGAACTAAACTACAAACTCATTGTCGctaacaaaatgtgattttctttTCCCCAATGTTTACGGAAAGGCAGTAAAATTGCCAGAACTAAACTACAAACTCATTGTCGctaacaaaatgtgattttctttTCCCCAATGTATATTAAAATCGTATTAAAATTACAGTAACCTAAAAGCTGAATGTTCAGTCGATATTTCCAAATTTGACAAGACTTTTAGTCTTTAAAATGTTACTTTTCTTACTACTCGTAACAATATCCAGAGCCAAGATATAGGACCTACgagtataagtttcaaaattAAAAGCCAATTTAGGACGTTGTGAATTCGCTTTTTAAAATCCGACAAACGACAACTCGAATATCACATTGCTGAGCCGATACACTTACTACttatttttaaaagttaaaatttgaGATGAAGAGTCTTTGTTTGAGAAATGAAGATTTATGTAGATAAGATTAAGCGGACAGTGTTAATATGTCATTTGCTGAAGTTTGACGCAGTCATGTCAGTTCCAGCTATTTCTGACGATATATTGACGCATTATTCTGTTTGACGACAAAGTTTCCACATAAAGATAAATTCTTGTCAAGCAACAATAAAATAACATCTCTTTGAAGTTCGCCCGTTGTGTTATTAAAAATTCCACTTCTTGTTGGAAAACCTGGCCATTTTAAACCTAATATTATCATTATgacttgaaacaaattcatcaggattgtgaaGTAAACTAAAGTTTTTgattatgtagtcaaatccaatgaaattctactcacttagacagtttcgtcttcctggtcggaagacttcttcagtaatgcgatgatccactGGTTTTCCCGCGAGACTTCTCATCCCTAGGGTGCACAGTTCTTAGTAGTGGATCATATATGTGATTTAGAGAATATACACCTTCATCGCGATTTAGCGTCTCCTgcccctctttctgatccataATGCCTCGCGTATCCATCTTGTGTGTTTATTTGAGTCCTTTTCgagaatctttgccccctcccagtCAATGACGTGGTTCTCCTGTGCTACATGGTCGGTGATGGCCGACTTATGCTGTTCAGTGACGGATTCTTTTCTTTTTGCTCTGGTATATTTAACATCTTTGATTTTTTCAGTGTCTTTTCTGTGCTCATTCAGTCTTGTTTGGAATGTTCTCCCTGTCTCGCCGATATATGATTTATTACAAGTTTGGCAAGGGATTTCGTATACACAGTCGCAGGATTGTGAGGAGTCGATCTTGTCCTTAGGATGCACAAGCAATCTCTTGAGGGTGTTGTGGGGCTTCATGGCCGTGCTGATACCATACTTTTTGAAAGATCTTTGCAACCTTTCAGAGACTCCTTGCACATAGGGAATGACAACCATTCCTTTGCACCGATCCGCACTGTCTTTACTATTCCTGCTCACCTTAGTCtgtttattttgaatttgttgttttGCCTTATCGATGGACCATTTAGGGTAGCCACACTGCGCTAACGCtgatcttattttgttttcttcctctTGTTTGTCCTCCTCCTCAGTGACAATGTTTTCCATCCTGTTAAGTAAGGTTCTAACCACCCCTATTTTTTGATGGAGTGGGTGCTGCGACGAAAAGTTCAGATATTGATCTGTGTGAGTCTTTTCCTGTAGATTAACAGTTTCACAGATCCATCGTCCTTCCTGATAATGAGGGTGTCAAGGAACGGTATCTGGTTGTTTTCTTCCTCTTCGTGCGTGAACTTGATGTTCTTAGTGGGGTCGACTGTGTTGAGATGTTCCGTGAGTTGTTGCGTAGTCCCTTTTTTGATGATTTCCAGGATGTCGTCAACATATCTCTTCCACATCTTAGGCTTACACTCCATGGGTGCTGTGGCAATAGCTTCTTGTTCGAGCCATTCCATGAATATGTTGGCGATGATTGCACTACATGGGCTCCCCATGGCGGCTCCGAACTTTTGTTTGTATATAGTCCCCTGAACGAAAAGTATGTTGTCGTTAACACAAACTCCAGTAACTCCATTATGTCATCAACGTTCAAATTAGTTCTGTTCTTCAATGTCTTGTCATCTGACAGGCGGTTCTTGATGATACTAAGTGTCTTGTCAATCGGGGTGTTGGTAAATAAGGACACGACATCGTGTGAATTAAAGATGTCCCCCTCTTCGATGAAAACCCCTGCTAGATCCTCCGCTAATTGGCGGGAATTCACAACATGGTGCTCCGTTTTTCCAACCATTGGGGCAAGGATTTCACCGAGTGCCTTAGAAGTTTGGTATGCTATTGATCCAGTGTAATCTACAATGGGGCGAACTGGGTTGCCCTCTTTGTGAATCTTGGTTGTACAATAAAGGCGTGGAGTGACCTCTGCAGTAGGATACAGCAGTTTGTATTGGCTGTCATTGATCTTAGAATCCTCTTTCAGTCTTTGCAAAATTCCAACAAGTTTTCTTTTGTAAGAGCCAGTTGGGTCCCCTTTAAGCTTTTCATACGTTCTTGTATCACTTAACATGTTCTTTACTTTTTCTTCATAGGTGTCTTTTTCTGTGACCACAGTACTTCTCCCCTTGTCAGCTCCCATTATTATGAGCGATTGATCTTTTTGAAGCTCTCTGAGGGCTTTTCTTTCATCATAACTAATATTAGGAGGGGGGATTTTGGCGGATTTCAGAACACCTGCTACTTCTGCACGCAAGTTTTGAGCTTCAGCATTAGGAATAGCCCAACAGGCTTTCTCGCAAGCAACTATAAACTCGTCATTGGGAATCTTATCAACAGACACCGCGAAGTTTAGCCCTTTAGCCAACAAGGTGGTTTGTGGTTTGGTAAGCTTACGATCGGAAGTATTGATAACCCAACGTTTTAGCTGTGTACCTGATAGATCTGGCTCAGCCGAAGCTGCATTACTCACTTTTCTACTCCATTCTTTGTTCTTGAGCCGTTCAAACTTGTCCTTATGCCTTTTCTTGGTCTTTTCATGTTCCGATTTCCCCTTGTTTTCACAATGAATTTCAACATGGCGCCGTAGCTCTGTGTCGTCGTtcgtcagtgtttctagatctttttTCAACACCGCTCTTTCCTTTTCATATGACTTGATTTGGTTGCTAATGACGCGGATACGTTCTCTCGCTAGCTCTTTTTGCGCTTTTTCAACGATGTTTTTGGCTTTGATCGTCTTGATCGGGCAGCGAATTCGGAGGCTTGATGGTGTGACTCCATGTTGTTTACACCGGTGCGTGAATGTAAGGTGGTTGCGATGGCGAGCAATTTTCCTCTCTATATTCTCTAAATCACGTATATTTTTCACTGCATCGTTTCCATAATTTCTTCTTAcatcttgaaacaaattcatcaggattgtgaaGTAAACTAAAGTTTTTgattatgtagtcaaatccaatgaaattctactcacttagacagtttcgtcttcctggtcggaagacttcttcagtaatgcgatgatccactGGTTTTCCCGCGAGGCaaaacaacaaattcaaaataaacaGACTAAGGTGAGCAGGAATAGTAAAGACAGTGCGGATCGGTGCAAAGGAATGGTTGTCATTCCCTATGTGCAAGGAGTCTCTGAAAGGTTGCAAAGATCTTTCAAAAGTATGGTATCAGCACGGCCATGAAGCCCCACAACACCCTCAAGAGATTGCTTGTGCATCCTAAGGACAAGATCGACTCCTCACAATCCTGCGACTGTGTATACGAAATCCCTTGCCAAACTTGTAATAAATCATATATCGGCGAGACAGGGAGAAAATTCCAAACAAGACTGAATGAGCACAGAAAAGACACTGAAAAAATCAAAGATGTTAAATATACCAGAGCAAAAAGAAAAGAATCCGTCACTGAACAGCATAAGTCGGCCATCACCGACCATGTAGCACAGGAGAACCACGTCATTGactgggagggggcaaagattctcGAAAAGGACTCAAATAAACACACAAGATGGATACGCGAGGCATtatggatcagaaagagggggcaggAGACGCTAAATCGCGATGAAGGTGTATATTCTCTAAATCACATATATGATCCACTACTAAGAACTGTGCACCCTAGGGATGAGAAGTCTCGCGGGAAAACCagtggatcatcgcattactgaagaagtcttccgaccaggaagacgaaactgtctaagtgagtagaatttcattggatttgactacataatcAAAAACTTTATTATCATTATGAGTTTGACAAAACGCCGAATATCGATCCGTTTGAATCCAATTCATTCAATTCAAGCGATGAATTGCTATCCCGCATTATGCAAAGCCTATTTTAATTGATTGCACACGGTCTTTTATTTTTGTGGCGTGCACCAcagttattttgtttaaaatgtaaatttttgttgaaaattgtgtCATTATGGAACATAAATTTGGTTACTTTTATTTGATtgcacacccagcaaacacaaaaatgttcttaaaacgtttaataacatttaataacattttcgGGTTATATACAAGTCCTGAAAATGCTTTTGCAACGTTATTATAAAACATTctaggcaaacatttttgaaaaatattttgttaacacttaaataacattttgtttagaatgttttcaaaaatgatttttgaatgttattaaaacgttttttatatcatttatataacccgacatttaaacgttttctttaaaatgttttgtgtttgctgggcagtctATTATTTTGGCATATGCCATAGGTTGATATTGCAAAACAGACCTTCGATGTTTTTCGACAACATTATTTCAagaatattctcaatcatccaggtagttgaataaagttagattaggttataaatcttttCAACTGGACTTACGGTTTTTGTTGACTAGTGATGTGAATTGGCTCTGTGTTTAAACGATGCGTTTGTTTATACACCTCAAAGCAGCTAAGCATACTTTTGAGGATAAAGACGTTATTGTGCTCGACAAAGAATATAGGTGGTTCGAAAGAGGGGTAAAGGAAGCAATATATGTTCGCAGGGAGGAACCAATTTTGAATCGCggagggggactacgccacaacttgtcTCACAGCTACGAACGAACCAACCATCAGGAAAATCCTCGGCGACTCCAGTGTGATGTCACTCCTACCGCCGTGACGTCAATAACACAGAGCCAATTcacatcactaggcctgatgaagcGTTAGAGATATGGcgtgatactgtagtcaacaaaacagtaagtccagttcaTGAGTTGaaaagatttataacctaatccAACTTTATTTCAAGATGCTGTACATGTATCTGTATTCAAATAAAAATGTATTGTTACACAGATCTCTATGTTTGTAAAATaggaaataataaattatattttttcgtATACGGATTATGATGTATATCGGTGTAGTTTAGCACGTGTAACTAAATTAAATATGAGGAGAAAAAAAATAAGGGAAACAGAGAGAGGGCTGAGGCCGGAAActcccatagtgaggacttgcaactaatggagttccaatatataatggGCCAGCAGGACAAAAAAGCAAGGAGAAACCTTAATGTAGTTTTGACATAACAAGGAGTAATTAGTCTTGTCCGAAATGACACGGGGAAGACATTAGCagtaaaaaatgattttaaaagcagTAATTAATACTCGATTGTTGTTGTGTAATATGAATTAAGATAATAAATGTTTTCATGAAAAATGAGCTCCAACGTATTTCTTTCAGTTCTTTCTTGAAGCTTTCCCACCTTTATTCTTtatttttcgtgtttttttttcaatggcaAAGAACAGACAAATGTGATacaattgaaaaaaaacacccaaaacaacccgcagtggtttatagtgcgctacgcaaggCACAACGCCTAGGCGATCCACAAGCCACaggacactttacaggttgtcgctgaccacatcatttcataaaaaaaaaaccgaTTTATCTTTTCTAGTAGGTGGACATTATCGAAACATTACTGACATGTTGGTTAGGATTATCTTTAACGTTGAACGTGAGATTCATCCTCATCCCACTAATAAAGATTGTTATCAATCTTCTGACGATCAAGGACGTTACATAAACATGGCGagacaatagattacgtaacgcactcataaaagtggtaccattattTCGAACAAAAGGGTTCTGCCATTAAATTGGTAACTGACCCGACAGCATACTGCTGGTACCATTGCTATTACACAGCCCAAGGTGATACTTGAGGTAACCCAATTTAGTCGCAAGCACACACACTTTCTATGTAATTCCAAGGCGGGCGACGCTCAAAGTGGTTTGTGTGGCTAATTTGAATGAACACTCTATAACCTAACGTGCTTTCTCAAAACTACTTTAATATGATTAAGGTCacttcttgctttcttgccctgcggggccattatataTTTCCAGCCTTAGCCCTGCCGgacttgcggccttgatgttttttgttgatactggggccctagtatcaacaaaaaacatcgaGGCCGCAAGCCCGGCAGGGCTGAGGTCGGAAACTCTCATAGTGAGGACTTGCATGGAGCTccaatggagttccaatatataatggccccgcagggtaagaaagCAAGGAGAAAACATTAATGTATTTTTGACAAAGAAAGGAGTAATTAATCTAAATGTAacgttgaccaacagagggcgtcaatATAGTCATCCTAAACTACACTACTCAAAAAGTTATGCGTATCACACGCAAAATCCCCAACAGCTTAATCTCAGATATTTAACCATTATTATGGGAGGCTTATATCTTTTAACAAAGGGTCTCTTTCAAAAGTAGGTCTTTCGCATCATATGGTTTTTGTGGGAGGGAACGGATCACGGGGTTTGGCTTCTGATCAAACATTTCGAATCTGATATTGCTAAATATCCCAATAGAAAGTCTGGACTGGATATCAACAGTCACTATTGTTTCCAATATAGGCTTCCTATCCTGACCGAGACCAATATATATTTCCCAGGCACCACACCAGACATACTGGAATATTGGCTGAAAGTAAAACGTTTTCACGCATTTGACAATACTCACCGTCTATTTATTACAAATCGTCATATTTCTCATTTGTCAAAATGCCATtacaattgaagaccgaattaaaaaagaatagtttgcgtaTGGCGTCATGTCAACCACACCacaaatgctgtactgcgcaggtcagcaaccgaTCACGCCGCGTATTTGCCTTGACGTTGACGCAAACTAgccttttttttaattcggtcttcaattataaatatgCTAAATGTGTGCAATGTACCTTTGTGTCTTTTTTCTAACTTGAATTGAAATACTTAAATACTCTTTGTGTGAATTTTGTTACATCGTTCGATGGTGTcatatagaccattcctatattTGGTACTTTCTTGCCGTTGATACGTTGAACATCTATATCACACCCTTCTGGTCCACGCTTTCGCTATTTTATAATACGTGATATCGATGTTCACCTCATCAAcggcaggaaagtgccaattaaAGGAATGATCTATagtacattattttttttattagtgAACTATTGCATGACACACAAGTTGTTTTTTACTACAAGCCTAGGGCCTAACAAGCCGAATGAATTCATATATAAACACcactttttaaaatataaaaaaacgccTTTAAATTAAAAACGAGCGTTTGTCTTTCATGAGAATTGCACATTAGGCATATGTTTCTCAAATATACTATGGAATGTTGTGCAATAATTTACTAAGACCGcgtttttttacatgtttaaattataaaatttgtaCTTTAAATTATAAAATGTCCACTTGAAAGGAATATGTCCCCATAACAGTGTACAACCTTTAATGCAATAAGTATCAAATCAGTGGCAGGTTCAAAGACCGATGTCAGTTGTCACACGTCTTGTTTGCCAAGTTGGATAAGAATTGAAACTTGAGGTTGAAAACAAAAGTCAACGACCACGtttaacaattattattattattattattatcaatatcatcatcatagtTTGACATCTTTCAATTCTTTTAATTCTGAAGTCGTGAAGAAGTTTTCTTGAGCTGAATGACAATGCATGAAACCAGTCAGTAGCGGCAGCCCTTTGACTAagccatttaaaatcaacactcctgtttatttcaaatggaataaacacatttggCAGCGCCATATGTCATACATCTGCTGAAAAATATTCATCTGATTCTCCatagagggaggatgagtttggAAAATTTGGTGTGGAAGATGTTTCTGaactcttccacagaggtagtgtgaattttaaacagattagcccattataagctattatagcTTCACACATTCATTAACATAAATAATCAGTGACGGCAGTTGTCCCTCATTCCCCCCTCTTGACCCCGGCTCTTGACCTCATGGGATGCTCTGCCGGGCCGTGatattttatgccaaattttgaACATTATGATCATTTTAGTCAAATCCCCCGGAAGTCACCTTGCCTCAaatatcctggctacgccactggtcagcGATTGAAGATAAATTACTATAAAACAAGAAAGAAAGGCTTGATTGATATGTTCAATTTAAAGGAGGATCGTGCATGGGTGACCGTTATTTCCGTTTAGCATACAGGGTGCTTCCTGTTGATGAAGCGACGCGCTAGGATGATACAAACATCCAAGTCTCATGACCATTGGCCGATAGTTTATCTGCTTCCCGGGAGTATGCATGTACTACGATGCATGTATCATCTTTTGTTGAGATCCTGTTGATATCAAATCCGGGTGGGGTAAAAAGGGTAATCAAAGTGGTTATAGTATGTTACCGGATGTTACTTTTTCAAGGTCATCAACTTTCAATAGACAAGGGAGTCCGTTTGACCATCTCTTCTCAATAGGAACGCACTAataaacgactcttttcagagccaccaaccaTTTATTAGGGACATTCTACTTTAATACAGACAAGGGACTTTATTACGGTATAGACGAGGGCCAGTCTAGATGCACAACTCCTAACACTAACAGTTTCGTCCTGAAGATGTCAGAGCTCATCCTGACCCGTTGACCTCACGTATAAGCAAGGAAAATATCGCCTTTTAAAGTGTTTAATTGAACGGTATTATCATCTAATAAATGATTGTGCTTTTAAGAACAACATATCCGTTCGTTTTATTACCTCGAAAGTAACTTTTCAGTTTTAATGGAtatgtcaatcaattatgcatgtctGTCTAAAGTGAACatgtttttattcaatttttaaatttgttaaaattttaataatgttatcgacgaaaatgccctttaagagtatacgaggtattgttggtcgaagcagcaaaaaaatgtgttcattatctgaatcaatatattattgaaaaataacactttggtgttttgcaaaagttcattctacaaatcatatactttgaaaacttgctttgagttagttatgtacgttttacaaaagtgttgttgttttagccctctttacaacataactcaagaaccacaggacctacaaaagtatatctgtgatatttgaattcttctacacgctcgctatgaattgagcaatgcactttttgctaaagctcactaccattcgcaagatgctgtgaactacttttttttgctgcttcgaccaacaatacatcatatACCCTTAATAAAGACGTTCATTTCTCCAAGGGATATGTGACGGGTTATTAATATAATGAAGCATGGTGGTGCCAAGATGTAGGTGTTACAATATTGGCATTAATTCTAGGTCAAAAGTGCTATTATCTTGCAATGAAAGTAATACTTGATAGTGGTTAACCggtataaatgataaaaacatgacACCGAAAGTTGGAATAATTATGATCTTCATATCAATATAATGTGGCTTGTTGCCAAATCCGTATTGTCGAGTCGGCCACACATGATAATGATAAGAACACGCAACATTCAAGTTCAAATATAACCAATTTgcttaaaatttaacttttcatCCAGGTTGTGAACACCATTGACCAATCACAATACCAGCACCATATAGGGAAGGGATCACTATTTACGCCGGGGgtggattttcatatattttcgcaCAAATATTTCGCATCCCCCCTCATATCAAAGGAAACAATTCACGTCCTCCCTTCCATTCCTTGTCCCCTCCAATATTAAGATCAAAATTTCATGTCCCCCTCAAGTCAATAAAAAATTTCGCGCCTCTCCCCTAAAATCCTCCgtccccctggcgtaaatagtgatcCCTCCCTAGGACTATAATGAACGACAGAGACACATGTGcggcagagataaaaagactagttcgcgtctgaaattctgacaactagacagaaaatgccgtattgcgcaggtcggcaaccaatcacgacgCGCCTTTGCCTTGACGTTAGACGCGATATAGTCttgttatctctgtctttcattataccgtTTTCGTCAGATTTGACTAATTAAATTATCTTGCTTTTACTTTCTGTACCATTTCAGTTCATCAGCACTTTGATCAGCAGTACTCTTGTAACCTTTCAATTCGCGTCAGGTGTAATTGACAGTTGACAGGTTAAAATAATCagataaagaaatattttgtgatTCAAAATATTGCCAGAAGTTTAAGTTAGGTATGAGAGCAGAAACTGGCCTCACTCTAGTGAGGCCACCCACTGTTGCACTCACTCTTGCATCTAGTCGTTATTTACCAAACTAATTATACAGTAGGCCTTTTTACTCAGAAGTTCTTAAAGTACATAATGGATTATCTGGAAGAACTTTTATATTCGTCTTCTCTTTGGGGAGCAAACCAAAGACCCTAAATACAGGGATATCCAACAGCGGCACTTCCTTTGAAGCGATCTGTTTCACTGCTGTACAATTGGAAGAAATAGCCTTTTGTCATGAGTACTGCCAGccataaagcagtatgcagacttcgagtcagtagcgtagccagcgggggggcaggtggggcagagtgccccccctgacaaaaaatgaaagacaaaagtgcccctctgacaaaaaatgaaaggaaaaattaggagggcaaaggaaaagaaaaggggcaaggagcccttttctaccgaaattcagcactaaaatacaaaaattttccgcgctacgcgcgcatattgcaaagattaagccctttccatcctgataatgggcgaaaat encodes the following:
- the LOC140159557 gene encoding uncharacterized protein, whose protein sequence is MNLFQDVRRNYGNDAVKNIRDLENIERKIARHRNHLTFTHRCKQHGVTPSSLRIRCPIKTIKAKNIVEKAQKELARERIRVISNQIKSYEKERAVLKKDLETLTNDDTELRRHVEIHCENKGKSEHEKTKKRHKDKFERLKNKEWSRKVSNAASAEPDLSGTQLKRWVINTSDRKLTKPQTTLLAKGLNFAVSVDKIPNDEFIVACEKACWAIPNAEAQNLRAEVAGVLKSAKIPPPNISYDERKALRELQKDQSLIIMGADKGRSTVVTEKDTYEEKVKNMLSDTRTYEKLKGDPTGSYKRKLVGILQRLKEDSKINDSQYKLLYPTAEVTPRLYCTTKIHKEGNPVRPIVDYTGSIAYQTSKALGEILAPMVGKTEHHVVNSRQLAEDLAGVFIEEGDIFNSHDVVSLFTNTPIDKTLSIIKNRLSDDKTLKNRTNLNVDDIMELLEFVLTTTYFSFRGLYTNKSSEPPWGAHVVQSSPTYSWNGSNKKLLPQHPWSVSLRCGRDMLTTSWKSSKKGLRNNSRNISTQSTPLRTSSSRTKRKKTTRYRSLTPSLSGRTMDL
- the LOC140159558 gene encoding uncharacterized protein yields the protein MKPHNTLKRLLVHPKDKIDSSQSCDCVYEIPCQTCNKSYIGETGRKFQTRLNEHRKDTEKIKDVKYTRAKRKESVTEQHKSAITDHVAQENHVIDWEGAKILEKDSNKHTRWIREALWIRKRGQETLNRDEGVYSLNHIYDPLLRTVHPRDEKSRGKTSGSSHY